Within the Drosophila melanogaster chromosome 3R genome, the region AGCTTTCGTAGCCCCAACCACCAAGCAGATTCCCTCACAATTCCCATGCACTGGCAATGACAGTGACACTATCCTGCCACTCCAGTTCgcgaaaaaaaagatgaaaagaAGGACGAGAGCTGGCTGGGTCCACGCATTGGAAGTGTTTCATTATATAAAGcccgcacacatacacatccTTTCCGCCGCACAGGACGAACGCGAACGGCTCGCAATTTTCATCGGTCGCGTTGTTGGCAGCAGGCAGATCCTTTCAATCGCTCACGTTAATTGCACAGAAATTCAGCGGCGCCCCACGATTTTTTCACTAGCGTAATTTGACGGCGATTGGGCCGCACTTTCGTCCTGTCGCcactcggattcggattcgaaATCGCATCCGTAATGCTCTCGATTCGGATTCGACGGCTGCGGCAGCTTTGCTCCGGCGCACAAAACAAGCAAACTGGTGCGGGGataatttttgtatattttggcAAGCAATTGGAATTGTTATTCGCCAGTCGCTTTGCTTCAACAATTTCACTGCATTTGTAattatccttttttttatcgTGGCAATCGGATGCTGCGGCGCGGGtgaaaaaagttttaaacTTTTACGCTGCGTGTTGCTTAAATAGATTTTCGGGCGAAAGCTCGTCCTGCCAAATTCGCTCTCTTCGCGGAAAATCTCTCTCACTGTTAAGCTAACATGTGTCCTAACCGGTTAAGCGAATTCTGTTACGGAATTTGGTTCGAGTCTGGGCTGCAGACtgttgcatttaatttaaaaaaaacctgatataaaaaacgaaacaaataaaatgacTTTGCCATCTCATAAAAACTATTATTCCAATTGATTAACAATACActctttcaattaaattgctcACGTcagatatataaataattttatcttAAGAAGGAGTACAGTTTTAAAGCCATTGTGCCCTGACTAAGCGCTTGAGCATTGGTTGAAAACTTGGCTAGTACCTGGATGTTCAAAAACAGAACTTTTAAAATCGAACATTTCTTTAGAATTTGTTTCTCtgttaaattgaaatgttcaTAAGAAGAATAAACCATAGTCTTCTGCAAAAACGTTTATGCTTTTAGataataatttccaaatttgttttttatatttttaattatatatccTTCTTTATTTACCAGTAAAAGCGCTATAAAAACTTATTTGTTAGTAAAACCGCCTCATCATTTTGTTACGCATCATTTCATAttgaatgaaaattaaatgcaaaaaaaatcgGTCATGTCGACAGAATCCACCGAATCACAATATCATCCTTTTGCCTGTCACCTGTGCACCTTGGGTCACTCCACTGCTGCTCCTTGGCCCACTGACCCGGCTGTCAGTCAGCGAGATGACTCCAGCTGAAATTGCCCTGAAATCGCGtccaaaaatcaattttcacaaTTTGGAGCAACCATGTTCGTCGGCCTGGCAGAGATGGGCTGATAACTAAAGTGCAGGGCAGGAGTGCACAGGCAACTCGAAAAAAGCTTAAACACAAAGCTACATCAGTGATCCATCGCCTCGGGCGGCAGGACGATGTTGCAGCCCAGGAGACCGCGTCCACTCCACGTTTTCGGCACCAGGATGAGGTCCAACTGCTGCTCGCCGCGCTTCACTTTCAGCTGGACATTCTGGCTCTGCATGTTGCGCACCAGCTCGCCAATCTGGGCGAGATCTCCCTTGAAGTTGCCGCTATTGATGGAGCCAAAGCGGAGGATGGCATCGCCGGCACAGAGACCCTTAAATGGTAAAGATGGCCCATCTCAATGCTGTGATCTTCGCTTGTTTACTACATTCACTCACAGCTCTTTCGGCGGGCGAATCGGGACTGACCAGATTGACCACCACGATGGCGCGTGCAGGAGCAAGATCCGTGATATTAGCGCCACCGGGTGAACGGTCGCTGTCCAGGTCCAAAGCGGAGGCGCGGTTCACCAGCTCCGGATCTGTGGTGGCAATCTCGCTGTGATATTGGTTGAGCAGCGTCTGGATCTGGTTCATCAGCTCCTTGTGGTCGTTCTGCAGGCAGATGATCGTCTGTCGCGCCAGGCGCACCTGGTAAACGTCGATGTCGTTGCGCGGAAAACCCTCGGCGTCCACCAGTGGTCCACTCATGCCCACATTGTCGTTCTGGAAGGAAGATATCATTATCAATGCTATACAGCATAAACAAAAGAATGTACTCAAAATACAATTGTGTATATACCCTACACCAAAGCATAGGATAATGCTGTAATGCTTGCCCAAGTGGACATACCCTAACCAACAGTAGGGTATTGAATATATCAACATTTGGCTTGGCGGTCCGTCCAAGTTGAAGAACCTGCGATCATGAATATCCACGGTGGTGCGTCACCAACAGCTTGCCACAGTGTGCATACCCTATCCCGGATGCAGGGTATCCCCGGATGAGCAAGCGAATTTACTTACGGCGGCCAGGATCTGTCCGTTTCTGTTGATCTGCGCCTCCAGCTGCTTTTTAGCGTTAATCAGACGCTCCAGGCGCTCCTTGGTCGTCGTCCCAGCGGCCATGACTTCCACTTCGATTCGAGTTATTCCAGCGTTCGTCccgaaaaatacaaatttattatttttcgttaatgtttttttttttcagcagcgacagtagcaacaacaaccagtgCTCGTGCAGCCCTGGTTGCCCGCGACCAGTGTGACCGTATTGCGGCGAACTtactttggccaaaaactaattgttaaacAATTTTTCGGAAGGGGAAAAGAACAAATTGAACGGCGAGAGTAAACACAGGAATTCACAAATTTCTATGAGAAACAGATCGCACGACGGTGAAACGAAAGGGGGGAACGCCTTTCCAGCGGACATCGCAGAATAGACGACGGGCGACGAGGGACCTCGAAAAATCGCACGGCAATCAATTCGAGTGTGTGCGAATTGattacaaaaataaaggtATTTCGAGAGGTGAGCGATAAAAGCGCGTGTGTGCCTGGTGAGGATTAGGTGTAGCCATGAACTAACCAAACGTTTTGCAGCCACAGGCAACACAGGGACCACACCGTCCACTCCCATCCGCCGGAGTGGGGCTGCCACCTGCGATATGTGATCATTGGGGCTCCGCGGAGGTTTATGCAATGTTCTAGCTCTCGGCCAGTCGGAGGTAAAGCAGCCGGtggagcagaagcaggaggGGCAGGAGCAACAGGCCAGATGACTGTGACCACCATGGAGGCACAGGTCAAGGCAGCACACCATCATCATCTACATCATCCCACGGGCGGAGGGGCCCAGCAcaaggtggaggaggaggagccggATCCTGTTGAGGACGAGATGACCGTACTGCTGGCCAATAAGAACTTTCACTATGACGTCGCCTCCGATCTGGACGACGACGCTTTTGTGGAGCTCAAAGAAGACACCGCCCAAGCGGATGATGCGGGCGCGGGCGTTGGCTTCTACAATCCGGATGAACTGCTGCTCGATGACCAGCCACATCCGCAAGTCACGTGGCTGGACGACGACGAGATCGAGACGCTCGATCGCGTGACGCTGGACATGGGTAATATGTTCTTCAATCGCGTCGACAGCCAGGACATCATCTATCAGCAGAAAAAGAAGAGCATTAAGATGGTGGGCAAGTACATAATGGGCGATGTTCTCGGCGAGGGATCGTACGGCAAGGTGAAGGAGGCCATGAACTCGGAGAACCTGTGCCGCCTGGCCGTCAAGATCCTGACTAAGCGGAAGTTGCGCCGGATTCCCAACGGCGAACAGAACGTAACGCGCGAGATCGCCTTGCTGAAGCAGCTGAAGCATCGACATGTCGTGGAGCTGGTCGATGTTTTGTACAACGAGGAGAAGCAGAAAATGTACTTGGTCATGGAGTACTGTGTCGGCGGGCTGCAGGAGATGATTGACTATCAGCCAGACAAGCGGATGCCGCTGTTTCAGGCGCACGGTTACTTCAAACAGCTAGTCGACGGCCTGGAGTACTTGCACAGCTGCCGGGTCATCCACAAGGATATCAAGCCAGGCAACCTGCTGCTCTCCCTGGATCAAACGCTGAAGATATCCGACTTCGGTGTGGCGGAGCAACTGGATCTGTTCGCACCTGACGACACATGCACGACGGGCCAAGGTTCTCCGGCCTTCCAGCCACCGGAGATTGCCAACGGACACGAGACGTTCGCCGGCTTCAAGGTGGACATCTGGTCCAGCGGAGTGACTCTGTAAGCCTTCCTTGTATAATATCATGTATTAAATGTATATACTGTACTAATCTAACGGATTTGCAGCTACAATTTGGCCACTGGACAGTATCCCTTCGAGGGCGACAATATCTACCGACTGCTGGAGAACATCGGGCGAGGTCAGTGGGAGGCGCCCGCGTGGCTATACGAAATGGACGCGGACTTTGCCAACCTGATTCTCGGCATGCTTCAGGCTGATCCCAGTAAACGCCTCTCTCTGCAGGAAATACGCCACGACACGTAAGTAGGAATATTCCTTGATTGCACTTCATGATAACTGATTGTTATAATCTGCTTTTAGTTGGTTCCGATCCGCACCGGTTAAGACCGGCCCACCGATACCCATTCCCCCCCTGAAGGGTGACAAATACCGCAACTCCACGGTGATACCTTACTTGGAAGCTTACCACTACGGCACCCAGGAGGAGGATGTCTACTTTACAGAACACGACGTAAATCGTACGTACCAACATCAATCTAATGCCGAGTGAACTACTTTCATGGTTACCTTTACAGAGGAGCTCGCCCGCCAAGCGGCAGCTGCTGCCTCCGAAATTCGGGCCAAACAGTCGGCGGCAGCCCTAGCCGCCTGCCACACCTACGAACCGCCCTCCACAAGTGCCGCAGCCGCCAGCAATTCGCTGGGCAACGGTAGCAGAGAGGAGGCGCCCGTCAAGAAGAAGGGATCGGCACTGAAGAGGCGCGCCAAGAAGCTGACGTCCTGCATCTCCGTGCGCAAGCTGAGCCACTGCCGAACTTCGTAGGCGCCTTAGATGCCTCCACTAAACATAGATGCTAAGATTTATCGAAAGGAATAACTTTGTTAACAAATTGTGAGCaactttttggttttgttttcccGTTTTTATTCTGTTGTCCTACATTCGCCAAGTATTTGTAACCATAGAATCATGTAGGAAATTCAGGCGCAACCTCGTACCGCccgagcagcaggagcagcagcggtcgcatcaacagcagcaacagcccgCATCAGCGGAGTTGGCTGTGGAATTGGGGAGCTATGGGAGCGACACGAAAGCTATATATCCATGTGACAATACTGTGTATTATatgaaacaaatgaatgcGTAAATTAGTCGTTAATATATTATGATGTACTGAAGGCAGCCGAGGATTGCCGGAGGAGACGGTGCCCATTGGTGCGTCGCACACATAAAGAAATATGTTCAAGTGAAATTGTTTGTTGGCTTCGTTATATTCTAAACTACACACGACGAATGATGCGATTTTCAGGCGCCGTCGGTACAATAACTGCTGGACAGTATTTGCAAGGCCTAGGTtgagattttaatttttacaaaccaatgaaacgaaaataaaagaacCCATTGAATATCAAAATACAAACACTGCATTTAGTTCGCACATTTCGCACATTCCAAATTCCACACTCAACACTCGCAGACGCTCCATTATTCCATGCACACACGCTCATGCTCACACTACAACATTAGGCTAGCTAACTACGTTTGCTTAATCTATTTCAACGATCTGCAGCCGGGCCGTCGGATCTGGCTCTGAGTCGCCCTCCATCAGCTCGCCCATGATGAACATCTGATGGTAGTGGGGGCCCAGGGTGGACAGCTTACGCTGCATTAGGTGGCGCAACGGGTCCACATATTGCGGCGGCACCTTGGCCAGCTGTGTATTCGTGTTGCGCCAGTGCAGCCCGTTGTTGTCCACGTGAAACAGCGCCGGCGAGGGCACGTGATCTTTAAGATAGTTCCAGATGCACTCGCGCAGCAGCAGGGCAATCTGGAAATGTCATACATTAGTTGGTGCTACTACACAGTTTGGGCAAATAATGGATCTACCTCTGCCGATTCAAAGTGCTCGATGATGAGATGCAGATTGGTGAGTGGAGGTGGAATTAGTTGGCTCATAGCCAGCAGTTGCAGCATCTTCTTGGTGCACAGCATCAGCTCATCGTTCGCAGCAGTGGGCTGGAATCGATTGACTGCAAACGTATAATATGATTAGGCACCTTTATAGAAAATAAGCAAGTAAAGTGACAAGCTCACCATTCTTGCCCCGCCAGTGATGCAAGCAGGTGGCGCACAGTGCGCGCAGTAGCACGGAGGAATAGCAAAGCGCCGGCCTATGACCGGCGATCAGTCCCAAAACAGCCCACAGCACTGGGGAGTTGATGAACGCTCTCCTGATTAGCATGTCCCGCTCCATTGTGACCCTGGTGAACTCCTCATCCGGAAAGGGCAGGCCGTTGTACATGACATCCGTGGAGACCAGCTCGACCAGCAGCAGCGAGACCAGCGAGTAGCCCTCCACGTTGTTGGGCTTCTCCAGATCGGCGCAGCATGCATTCAATGCCTTAAGATACAGCGCCTGCTTCTCCGCATCGCAGTTCCGCTCGCTGGGGGGCAGCACTGGTCGCAGACCTCTGCCTATAATACCGGAATGCAGCACGGAGCGATTCGAGTTGGCGCCAGAGCTGGTGTGCAGATTCTGCAGGATGAGGTGTTCGTGCTCGGGTATCTCAAGCTCATCGAGCTGATACACCTCCAGCTGACCAAGCAAGTGACCGTGATAAAAGAGCGCGCGCTCCACCAGCTCGCGCAGGCAGACGGTTCTCGCGATTTTCCGGGCGGAACACTGCCTCTGCAACAGCGTGTAGGAGCGATGCGAAGCCGCTGCTCGACGGATCACAGCTAGAATGAGATATGGTTAATATATTGAGGCAAGGCTAAGGAACAACTATTGCGCTTACTCTTCTCGGTTAAGCCCACAAAGAAGTACTTTACGCTTAGCGTGGCCAGCTTGAGGACTAATGGAGTGCGCAGGACAGTTGTCCGGCTGCCGGCTTCAATGTTGTTCAACAGATCCACAATGAGATGGGCCAAGCGCATGCGGGTAGCGTCCTCATCATCCACCTTATCTTCTCCCGGCTCCAATTTTGTGCGCTTTCCGTAATCCTTGCCATTGCACAAttcattgttgttattgctatTTTTACTTTGCTGCGCCCGGAATTTATCCGCTATCCGCTCGGCGGCATCCCTGTCTATCCTCAGGACCAGTTTGTTAACGGTGCAGTCGAAgatttgaaggattttgggaagaCATTCGTTGAGGGCTTGGTTCAAATGCTGCGCTTTGATGTACGGAGCCACATTCTTGCTCTTGTGCATCCTGATGGAGATTATGAATTTGAAACACTAATTATATGTATCTAACAATAGTAATAATTACCTGGCAAGTATGTTTAGGTTGGAGAAAGTGTTAAAGGCTTCTGTGGGTGTGCCCGGCGGAACTGGCAATCGATTGTTAACTTGAACATCCAACGTGATGTCCTCCAAGACCATCTTGAAACCTGGCGTGAATCCCGGAAAGTTAACCATGCCGCTTTGTCCGCCAAGTAAGCGAATTAATGCGCCAATGCCATTGGGATTTTGAGCATACGACTTCTTTAGAAGTTGGGATATAGTTTGGTAGTAAATATTCGGGTGCTGGGATGCTAGAA harbors:
- the CG9588 gene encoding uncharacterized protein; translated protein: MAAGTTTKERLERLINAKKQLEAQINRNGQILAANDNVGMSGPLVDAEGFPRNDIDVYQVRLARQTIICLQNDHKELMNQIQTLLNQYHSEIATTDPELVNRASALDLDSDRSPGGANITDLAPARAIVVVNLVSPDSPAERAGLCAGDAILRFGSINSGNFKGDLAQIGELVRNMQSQNVQLKVKRGEQQLDLILVPKTWSGRGLLGCNIVLPPEAMDH
- the Lkb1 gene encoding Lkb1 kinase, isoform E, whose translation is MQCSSSRPVGGKAAGGAEAGGAGATGQMTVTTMEAQVKAAHHHHLHHPTGGGAQHKVEEEEPDPVEDEMTVLLANKNFHYDVASDLDDDAFVELKEDTAQADDAGAGVGFYNPDELLLDDQPHPQVTWLDDDEIETLDRVTLDMGNMFFNRVDSQDIIYQQKKKSIKMVGKYIMGDVLGEGSYGKVKEAMNSENLCRLAVKILTKRKLRRIPNGEQNVTREIALLKQLKHRHVVELVDVLYNEEKQKMYLVMEYCVGGLQEMIDYQPDKRMPLFQAHGYFKQLVDGLEYLHSCRVIHKDIKPGNLLLSLDQTLKISDFGVAEQLDLFAPDDTCTTGQGSPAFQPPEIANGHETFAGFKVDIWSSGVTLYNLATGQYPFEGDNIYRLLENIGRGQWEAPAWLYEMDADFANLILGMLQADPSKRLSLQEIRHDTWFRSAPVKTGPPIPIPPLKGDKYRNSTVIPYLEAYHYGTQEEDVYFTEHDVNQELARQAAAAASEIRAKQSAAALAACHTYEPPSTSAAAASNSLGNGSREEAPVKKKGSALKRRAKKLTSCISVRKLSHCRTS
- the omd gene encoding oocyte maintenance defects, isoform A — translated: MLRQNLLDQLKHFIETVSNGHSCPQLLTSPNLIKLALGFLEELPATRDIVFEYFALLAEISVQLYVSPEMADPKTGMPVSQVKLAGNRQQQQRAPEYEAFNLVKTALQSLVWKGPPAWSPLIANWSLELVAKLSDKYTQRRMTITASCNYWLECSAMHGLMTLINSCFRKLTQPEEEACVEIMLNAFHRFPMTFDWIVARLGGCFPYKIIMQILQCGIKRFVDDYRCHLDSEAGILDYMTSCHEQHLRAAFREMLREGFAPKKPLDVAVVPFLLITTNYSDTILQSLVNVLVEIYTEDMCEVIVQKAPLWLSNKMFAGMQPTLNNAVLRLNERGATLLLTAAKMAEKYVWCQDFLDNSMQELEQWVLNQRNFPLLADLAYEETKYMLWKSCLSTNLFEQQTAVRLLLVVSSQHPNIYYQTISQLLKKSYAQNPNGIGALIRLLGGQSGMVNFPGFTPGFKMVLEDITLDVQVNNRLPVPPGTPTEAFNTFSNLNILARMHKSKNVAPYIKAQHLNQALNECLPKILQIFDCTVNKLVLRIDRDAAERIADKFRAQQSKNSNNNNELCNGKDYGKRTKLEPGEDKVDDEDATRMRLAHLIVDLLNNIEAGSRTTVLRTPLVLKLATLSVKYFFVGLTEKTVIRRAAASHRSYTLLQRQCSARKIARTVCLRELVERALFYHGHLLGQLEVYQLDELEIPEHEHLILQNLHTSSGANSNRSVLHSGIIGRGLRPVLPPSERNCDAEKQALYLKALNACCADLEKPNNVEGYSLVSLLLVELVSTDVMYNGLPFPDEEFTRVTMERDMLIRRAFINSPVLWAVLGLIAGHRPALCYSSVLLRALCATCLHHWRGKNVNRFQPTAANDELMLCTKKMLQLLAMSQLIPPPLTNLHLIIEHFESAEIALLLRECIWNYLKDHVPSPALFHVDNNGLHWRNTNTQLAKVPPQYVDPLRHLMQRKLSTLGPHYHQMFIMGELMEGDSEPDPTARLQIVEID